The sequence ATCTCAGTCCCAGTGTGGCGGATCAGTCTCTCAACCCCGCTAAACATCATCGCCTTGGTAGGCCATTACCCTACCAACTAGCTAATGTTCCGCACCCCGATCTTTTAGTGAAGCAAACGCTTCTTTCATTTAATATTTATGCAAATATTAAATGTATCCGGTATTAGCGATAATTTCTCACCGTTATCCCAATCTAAAAGGTACGTTAAGTACGTGTTACTCACCCATTCGCCGCTAAGTTCTAAAAGAACTCCGCTCGACATGCATGTATTAGGCACACAGCCAGCGTTCATCCTGAGCCAGGATCAAACTCTCGAAAAAATTGACTGTCATGTTTTATATATCTAGTTTTCAAAGAACTTTTTTATATTTAAATAATTTAAATTTAAAAACAGCTTTCCTATTATATCATAAAAATATAAATATTTACTTTACTTATTTTTTATTTTAAATTATAGAAACAAACACATTCTCTTCATGTTTTTGATAACCATCTTTTTTAACAATCTATTAAACGTGTTGATAGTAATGATTGTTTATCCATTATTTAAATAAAAATACAGTTTTTTAAACTATATTTTTATTTATACTAAACCTTTGGTTTTTAAAGTTTTTAAAGTTTTTGCACTTACCCGCAAAGTCATTTTTTGTCCGTCAATTGTTACTCTTACTTTTTGTAAATTAACGTTAAATTTTCTTTTTGAAGCGTTCATAGCATGTGAACGTGTATTACCAACAAGTGGACCAACACCTGAAATTTGACATCTTCTAGCCATTTGAGAAACCTTTCTAAAAATACCTTATTTACGAATTTTTAAAGCTTCAGTAACTTTTTTATATTCTTCAAAATCTTTTTCTTTAAGGTGTTTTAATAAAACTTTACGTTGTGAAATTTTTGCTAAGAATCCTCTTCTTGAGTGATTATCTTTTGGGTTGTTTAAAAAGTGCGGTTTTAATGATTCAATATCTTCAGTTAAAATTGCTATTTGTACTGATGAATTACCTGTATCTTTTGCATTTTTACCAAATCTTTTGATTAATTCGGCTTTTCTTGCTTTTGAAACCATAATAATATCTCCTTGTATATTATGTTTTAACCGAGTGTTAATTAAAGTATAATTAAACCCAGATTAAAATTTATGTTTGTATTTTTAAATTTGCTTGTTTATTATATCACTTTCAGCCAATTTTATAAATTCTTTTTTTGCCTTTTTTAAATCATCTTTTGTTATGCTAACATCATCATCAGAATTAATAAATCTTAACTCTTGTAATATTTCAACGATCACATCACCA comes from Mycoplasmopsis mustelae and encodes:
- the rpsO gene encoding 30S ribosomal protein S15, encoding MVSKARKAELIKRFGKNAKDTGNSSVQIAILTEDIESLKPHFLNNPKDNHSRRGFLAKISQRKVLLKHLKEKDFEEYKKVTEALKIRK
- the rpmB gene encoding 50S ribosomal protein L28, yielding MARRCQISGVGPLVGNTRSHAMNASKRKFNVNLQKVRVTIDGQKMTLRVSAKTLKTLKTKGLV